A part of Maridesulfovibrio hydrothermalis AM13 = DSM 14728 genomic DNA contains:
- a CDS encoding ABC transporter permease yields MTAGFISISWEQLLIALGLVSVSGAVSLYYQLKLEKDLAVGVVRTFVQLLAMGYLLKILFGLNNAFLVLGLYAVMTLFSVHIVHGRVKQKGIPYLLPTTTAVLFSYTLITILVTKLVIGTTPWWDPQYFIPIGGMVAGNSMNSLALTLERFFSELKSRRAEVEMMLCHGADYREATADIFRNALRAGMIPAINSLMGVGLVSLPGMMTGQILAGADPEEAVRYQIVVMFMLVASTALSSIIVLLLVRRRSFSPAMTLLVK; encoded by the coding sequence ATGACTGCCGGTTTTATCTCCATTTCCTGGGAACAGCTGCTTATTGCTTTGGGGCTGGTTTCTGTCTCAGGTGCAGTATCTCTTTATTACCAGTTGAAACTTGAAAAGGATCTGGCTGTAGGTGTGGTCAGAACTTTTGTGCAACTGCTGGCCATGGGGTATTTGCTTAAAATACTTTTCGGCTTGAATAATGCTTTTCTGGTTCTGGGGCTATATGCCGTTATGACGCTTTTTTCGGTTCATATAGTACATGGACGGGTTAAGCAGAAAGGGATTCCATATCTTCTGCCCACAACTACCGCGGTCCTTTTCAGTTATACGCTGATCACCATACTGGTCACTAAGCTGGTTATCGGAACAACTCCCTGGTGGGATCCGCAGTACTTTATTCCTATCGGAGGAATGGTGGCGGGTAATTCAATGAACTCGCTGGCTCTTACTCTGGAACGTTTTTTTTCTGAACTTAAGAGCAGGCGTGCTGAAGTTGAAATGATGCTTTGCCACGGAGCGGATTACAGGGAGGCTACGGCAGATATATTTCGCAATGCTCTGCGTGCGGGGATGATTCCGGCCATTAATTCTCTTATGGGAGTGGGGCTGGTTTCCCTGCCGGGTATGATGACCGGACAGATTCTGGCCGGGGCAGATCCGGAAGAGGCTGTGCGTTATCAGATTGTGGTTATGTTTATGCTTGTGGCTTCAACAGCTTTATCTTCAATAATTGTCCTGCTGCTTGTTCGCAGGCGTTCCTTTTCTCCGGCTATGACTCTGCTGGTTAAGTAA
- a CDS encoding ABC transporter ATP-binding protein produces MNIPQPDDFNQDMPVLEFKDVTFHWPGGKGLSEVSFAVPAGQFVLISGSSGAGKSTLLRLAVRLEEIQQGEILLQGQPLDSFYPPALRTRIGFVQQMPVILPGSVRDNLLMPFTLQSRTDSTIPSDEILTGWMERLALTDVALDDEAGDLSVGQRQRLCLIRSVLPRPVVICFDEPTSSLDRESRERVERIAEELAAEGIAVLMVNHTSYHPDCPHMHLTVADGKVEEE; encoded by the coding sequence ATGAATATTCCTCAACCAGATGATTTTAATCAGGATATGCCCGTTCTGGAATTTAAAGATGTAACTTTTCACTGGCCGGGGGGAAAAGGCTTGAGCGAGGTCTCATTTGCCGTGCCGGCCGGACAGTTTGTACTTATTTCCGGTTCATCGGGAGCGGGTAAGTCCACTTTACTGCGTCTTGCGGTCCGGCTGGAGGAGATTCAACAGGGTGAGATTCTTTTACAAGGTCAACCCCTTGATTCCTTTTATCCGCCAGCCTTGCGTACCCGCATTGGATTTGTGCAGCAGATGCCTGTGATTCTGCCCGGATCGGTCCGTGATAATTTGCTTATGCCGTTCACCCTGCAAAGCCGTACTGATTCAACTATACCCTCAGATGAAATTCTGACCGGCTGGATGGAGCGTCTTGCTCTTACAGATGTGGCTCTGGATGATGAAGCTGGTGATTTATCTGTCGGACAGCGGCAGAGGCTTTGTTTGATCCGTTCCGTCCTTCCCCGTCCTGTTGTAATCTGTTTTGATGAGCCGACCAGTTCTCTCGACCGGGAAAGCCGGGAACGGGTGGAGAGAATTGCCGAAGAGCTGGCAGCGGAGGGGATTGCGGTATTGATGGTTAATCACACCAGCTACCATCCGGACTGTCCGCATATGCATCTTACCGTTGCGGACGGTAAAGTGGAGGAAGAATAA
- a CDS encoding M48 family metalloprotease, with translation MKHNKSIKNISRRQALKLTAGGAIALLSGCAVNPVTGQQQFMLVSQQQEIQLDKKNSPHQFSADYGPVQDKAVNRYVEQVGQSLAASSHRPDMPYNFRCVNANYVNAYAFPGGSIACTRGIMLTLENEAELAALMGHEIAHVNARHTASRMSSSMATQGILAIGVGVAATQDRDLVPLVAGLGGIGAGLLLASYSRSDERQADSLGMEYMDKVGYDPEGMVGLMDELNKMHKSQPSFVQQMFASHPMSEERYATAVKRRKTTYAGSKGKLLRERYMDNIASIRKIRPAIEEMQKGEGAMRKKNFNAAAEHFAKALRIAPGDYAGLMLMSKCQMAQGNKKQGLQYAERAKANYPGEAQALHMVGMLSLENKQFEQALANFEEYEKALPGNPMTTFFKGISYEALGNRDMAANEYYRFLQINRQGSYAKHAFNRLNSWGYLE, from the coding sequence ATGAAGCACAATAAAAGCATAAAGAATATTTCCAGAAGGCAGGCACTGAAACTTACAGCCGGAGGAGCCATCGCCCTTTTGAGTGGCTGTGCAGTAAATCCGGTTACCGGACAGCAGCAATTCATGCTCGTTTCCCAGCAGCAGGAAATTCAGCTCGACAAAAAAAATTCACCACACCAGTTTTCAGCGGATTACGGTCCGGTTCAGGATAAAGCCGTAAACCGCTATGTAGAACAAGTGGGACAATCTCTGGCGGCTTCCAGCCACAGACCGGACATGCCTTATAATTTTCGCTGCGTGAATGCCAACTACGTCAATGCCTACGCCTTTCCCGGCGGCAGCATAGCCTGCACACGCGGAATCATGCTGACCCTTGAAAATGAAGCTGAGCTTGCAGCCCTCATGGGACACGAAATCGCCCATGTCAATGCACGGCACACGGCGTCACGCATGAGTTCATCCATGGCAACACAGGGGATTCTGGCCATCGGTGTAGGAGTTGCGGCAACACAGGACAGAGACTTGGTACCGCTGGTAGCTGGACTTGGCGGTATCGGTGCGGGCCTTCTGCTGGCAAGTTATTCCCGTTCCGATGAAAGACAGGCTGACAGCCTCGGCATGGAATACATGGATAAAGTCGGCTATGATCCGGAAGGCATGGTCGGGCTTATGGATGAACTTAATAAAATGCATAAAAGTCAGCCTTCATTTGTACAGCAAATGTTTGCCTCACATCCCATGAGCGAAGAGCGTTATGCCACAGCTGTTAAACGCAGAAAGACAACCTACGCCGGCAGCAAAGGAAAGCTTCTGCGGGAAAGATACATGGACAATATAGCATCCATCCGAAAAATCCGCCCAGCCATTGAAGAAATGCAAAAGGGTGAAGGAGCTATGCGTAAAAAGAATTTCAACGCAGCCGCAGAACACTTTGCCAAAGCCCTGAGAATAGCTCCCGGGGATTACGCAGGACTTATGCTTATGTCCAAATGCCAGATGGCGCAGGGCAATAAAAAACAAGGCTTACAATACGCAGAACGTGCCAAAGCCAACTACCCCGGAGAGGCTCAAGCCTTGCACATGGTAGGTATGCTGAGCCTTGAAAACAAACAGTTTGAACAGGCTCTGGCAAACTTTGAAGAGTATGAAAAAGCTCTTCCGGGGAACCCCATGACCACGTTCTTTAAAGGAATATCATACGAGGCACTCGGCAACCGTGATATGGCGGCCAACGAATACTACCGCTTTCTGCAAATTAATCGTCAGGGCAGCTATGCAAAACATGCATTCAACAGGTTGAATTCATGGGGCTATCTGGAATAA
- a CDS encoding malate synthase G yields MSHIAVGGLKVAKALHELVESKVIIGTGISSCTDFWKELESILIDLMPRNQELLEKRKNLQKSIDEWHLARKGQDYDAAEYKKFLYNIGYILPEGEPFSIETEGVDPELATIAGPQLVVPVTNARYALNAANARWGSLYDALYGTDVISEDGGAEKGESYNPVRGRRVMEYASVFLDSAIALAGGKHADVVEYRVALKGKAEFSVLLKDGSESFLADSSQFAGYADNGSTLLFRNNGLHIEINIDAQSVVGRDHPAGVKDVVLEAAVTTIQDCEDSVAAVDGSDKALAYSNWLGLMRGDLETTFVKNGKEVTRRMAADREYTGPDGVPFSLSGRSMLLIRNVGMLMTTDAVLLTDGTEIPEGILDAMMTGLIALHDIKKLGCFQNSKTGSVYIVKPKQHGPEEVAFTCELFERVEKALGMAAGSMKIGVMDEERRTTVNLKECIRAAKDRIIFINTGFLDRTGDEIHTSMEAGPMVCKADMKNARWMSGYEDWNVDAGLACGFSGKAQIGKGMWAMPDRMREMVENKQGHPLAGANCAWVPSPTAAVLHAMHYHAVDVFKQQGRLSGSPRATLDDLLAIPLLEGTLSPEVVQREVDNNCQGILGYVVRWVEHGIGCSKVLDINDVGLMEDRATLRISSQYLANWLHHGICTEAQVMRGLQQMSAVVDRQNSGDPHYRNMSPEYDKSIAFQAACELIFSGRKQPCGYTEPILHAKRREVKSAK; encoded by the coding sequence ATGAGCCATATTGCAGTTGGTGGTCTTAAGGTGGCCAAAGCTTTGCATGAATTGGTGGAGAGCAAAGTTATAATCGGGACGGGGATATCTTCGTGCACTGATTTCTGGAAGGAGCTGGAGTCTATTCTTATAGATTTGATGCCCCGTAATCAGGAGCTTTTAGAAAAGCGCAAAAATTTGCAAAAAAGTATTGATGAGTGGCATTTGGCCCGCAAGGGGCAAGACTATGATGCTGCAGAGTATAAAAAATTTCTTTATAATATCGGTTATATTCTCCCAGAGGGTGAACCTTTCTCCATAGAAACAGAAGGGGTAGACCCTGAACTGGCAACTATCGCCGGACCGCAGCTTGTGGTTCCTGTTACCAATGCACGCTACGCGTTAAACGCAGCCAATGCCCGCTGGGGCAGCCTTTATGATGCTCTTTATGGAACCGATGTGATTTCTGAAGATGGCGGCGCAGAAAAAGGTGAAAGTTACAACCCCGTCCGTGGCCGCAGGGTTATGGAGTATGCATCAGTATTTTTGGATAGCGCAATTGCGCTTGCCGGCGGGAAACATGCTGATGTTGTGGAATACAGAGTAGCCCTGAAAGGAAAGGCTGAGTTCAGTGTTCTGCTGAAAGACGGATCAGAGTCCTTCCTTGCTGATTCTTCGCAGTTTGCAGGCTATGCTGATAACGGTTCTACCCTTCTTTTCCGTAATAATGGTCTGCATATTGAAATCAATATTGATGCGCAAAGTGTTGTCGGGCGTGATCATCCTGCCGGAGTAAAGGATGTTGTTCTGGAGGCCGCCGTGACCACTATTCAGGATTGCGAAGACTCCGTTGCAGCTGTGGATGGTTCTGATAAAGCTCTGGCGTATAGTAACTGGCTGGGACTTATGCGCGGTGATCTTGAAACAACTTTTGTAAAGAACGGTAAAGAAGTTACCCGTCGTATGGCTGCGGACCGCGAGTACACTGGGCCGGACGGTGTACCTTTTTCATTGTCCGGTAGAAGTATGCTGCTGATTCGCAATGTAGGCATGCTTATGACTACCGATGCAGTGCTGCTTACCGATGGAACAGAGATCCCCGAAGGCATACTGGATGCCATGATGACCGGACTTATCGCTTTGCATGATATAAAAAAGCTGGGTTGTTTTCAGAACAGCAAGACCGGAAGTGTTTATATAGTTAAGCCCAAACAGCATGGACCGGAGGAGGTAGCCTTTACCTGTGAACTTTTTGAGAGAGTTGAGAAAGCTCTGGGTATGGCAGCCGGTTCCATGAAGATCGGGGTTATGGATGAAGAACGGCGTACTACGGTTAATCTTAAAGAATGCATTCGGGCTGCAAAAGACCGGATCATTTTTATTAATACCGGATTTCTTGATCGCACCGGTGATGAGATTCATACCAGCATGGAAGCCGGTCCTATGGTTTGCAAAGCCGATATGAAAAATGCGCGCTGGATGAGCGGATATGAGGATTGGAACGTTGATGCAGGTCTCGCCTGCGGTTTTTCCGGCAAGGCGCAGATAGGAAAAGGTATGTGGGCTATGCCGGACCGTATGCGCGAAATGGTGGAGAACAAACAGGGCCATCCGCTTGCCGGAGCCAATTGTGCATGGGTTCCTTCACCTACTGCTGCGGTATTGCATGCTATGCATTATCATGCTGTGGATGTTTTTAAACAGCAGGGCAGGCTTTCTGGATCACCCAGAGCAACGCTTGACGATTTGCTGGCCATACCATTGCTGGAAGGTACTTTGAGTCCTGAAGTTGTGCAGCGTGAGGTAGACAACAATTGTCAGGGCATTCTGGGTTATGTAGTCCGCTGGGTAGAGCACGGGATAGGCTGCTCTAAAGTTCTTGATATCAATGATGTGGGACTCATGGAAGACCGGGCTACATTGCGTATTTCAAGTCAATATCTGGCTAACTGGCTGCATCACGGCATCTGCACTGAAGCTCAGGTCATGCGGGGCTTGCAGCAGATGTCAGCGGTGGTTGATCGTCAGAACAGCGGCGATCCGCATTACCGCAATATGTCTCCTGAGTATGATAAGAGCATTGCTTTTCAAGCTGCCTGCGAACTTATTTTCAGCGGCCGCAAGCAGCCCTGCGGCTACACTGAGCCTATCCTGCACGCCAAACGGCGTGAGGTTAAATCTGCAAAATAG
- a CDS encoding PAS domain S-box protein, giving the protein MDNIKYWRRWLWTTFLPIALILGMILLWAASRESAKSLELLRVTEKSQINSGAMGVTIYLVLLAVLTLISVVLQRSKIKRLKAVDEMLQSEFRLREAEKLAHLGSWETDLESGEHIWSDEVFRILGYDPGEVTPALDVVVSHVLPEDRDTFLKGISVKKGTTDMEIGIIKKGGDRRHLRIKRKVVEVEGRLSKVYGTVLDLTEQKERMDELRRLWSTIEQCPASIVITDQDANIQYVNSFFTKITGYTFDDVVGRNPRILKSGRNSKEFYKNMWAVLNSGLTWRGEFSNKRKNGEIFWEGATISPIKDYRGVITHFIAVKEDVTERKNKDLELKKVLSEFEVLFENSAVGIAYMKGGRTFHRVNHRFCEITGYTPAELIGNNSRLLYLSEEKYLSFWPEVKEKLLAGEVVQKEVQLVRKDGSIVWGLLAGRTISPGNLAEGLIWTLDDISPRKDLERMREDVERIMRHDLKSPLNGIINLPRVIAFGDNLTDDQLENLELIEDAGKRMLAQINASLDLYKIEIGTYEFIPQKVDLVKIVRKLAKESEPFALVKGVGIDVLLRGEPLNENASFMVLGKDDFCFTMLSNVLKNAIEASPSDSRVTLLLLEEEGLPAVKIHNDGAVPHEIRDVFFEKYSTSGKAGGMGLGSYSARMLAEVQGCAVNLDTSEKNGTTISFVFCNG; this is encoded by the coding sequence ATGGATAATATCAAGTACTGGCGAAGATGGTTGTGGACTACTTTTCTTCCTATTGCACTCATTCTCGGGATGATTCTTCTCTGGGCGGCAAGTCGTGAGTCTGCAAAATCTCTGGAGCTGCTCCGTGTAACTGAAAAGTCCCAGATTAATTCTGGTGCAATGGGAGTTACAATCTATTTAGTACTTCTTGCAGTGCTGACTTTAATCTCAGTGGTGTTGCAGCGGTCCAAAATAAAGCGTTTGAAGGCAGTAGATGAAATGCTGCAAAGTGAATTCCGGCTGCGTGAAGCTGAAAAGCTGGCCCATCTCGGAAGCTGGGAAACGGATCTTGAAAGCGGTGAGCATATCTGGTCGGATGAGGTGTTCCGGATACTCGGCTATGATCCGGGCGAAGTTACCCCTGCTTTGGATGTTGTAGTGAGCCATGTACTGCCTGAAGATCGCGATACTTTTTTAAAAGGTATCAGTGTGAAAAAGGGTACGACCGACATGGAGATCGGTATAATTAAGAAAGGCGGGGACAGACGGCATCTCAGGATCAAAAGAAAAGTAGTCGAGGTCGAAGGCCGGCTGTCTAAAGTTTACGGAACAGTTCTGGATCTGACTGAGCAAAAAGAACGGATGGATGAACTGCGCCGGCTTTGGAGCACTATTGAGCAGTGTCCGGCATCTATTGTGATTACTGATCAGGACGCGAATATCCAATATGTGAATTCTTTTTTTACCAAGATTACCGGATATACTTTTGACGACGTTGTCGGGCGCAATCCCAGAATTTTGAAATCTGGTCGTAACTCCAAAGAATTTTATAAAAATATGTGGGCGGTTTTGAATTCAGGGCTGACTTGGCGTGGAGAGTTCAGCAATAAGAGAAAAAACGGCGAGATCTTCTGGGAGGGGGCAACAATTTCTCCCATTAAGGATTATCGAGGAGTTATCACTCATTTCATAGCTGTAAAAGAAGATGTTACAGAGAGAAAAAATAAGGACTTGGAACTTAAAAAAGTACTTTCTGAGTTTGAAGTTTTATTTGAAAACAGCGCAGTGGGGATTGCGTATATGAAAGGCGGCAGAACTTTTCATAGAGTCAACCACCGTTTCTGCGAAATAACAGGATATACTCCTGCCGAACTGATCGGTAATAATTCCCGTTTGCTGTATCTGTCTGAGGAGAAGTACTTGAGCTTCTGGCCGGAAGTAAAAGAGAAATTGCTTGCCGGAGAAGTTGTTCAAAAAGAAGTTCAGCTCGTGCGTAAAGATGGTTCCATTGTCTGGGGCTTGCTTGCAGGCAGGACTATTTCTCCGGGCAACCTTGCGGAAGGATTGATATGGACTCTTGATGATATTTCTCCGCGTAAGGATCTGGAAAGGATGCGAGAGGATGTAGAACGGATCATGCGTCATGATCTCAAATCTCCACTGAACGGCATAATCAACCTTCCTCGTGTGATAGCTTTTGGTGATAACCTGACTGATGATCAGTTGGAAAATCTAGAGCTTATTGAAGACGCTGGAAAAAGGATGCTGGCCCAGATTAATGCGTCTCTTGATTTGTATAAAATTGAGATTGGAACCTATGAATTTATTCCTCAAAAAGTTGATCTGGTAAAAATTGTCAGAAAGCTGGCTAAAGAATCTGAGCCTTTTGCTCTCGTAAAGGGGGTAGGTATAGATGTTTTGCTTCGGGGGGAACCTCTGAATGAAAATGCTTCCTTTATGGTGCTGGGGAAAGATGATTTTTGCTTCACCATGCTTTCAAATGTGTTGAAAAATGCAATTGAAGCCTCTCCGTCTGATAGCAGGGTAACTCTTTTACTTCTGGAGGAAGAAGGGCTGCCGGCTGTTAAAATTCATAATGATGGAGCCGTTCCTCACGAAATCAGGGATGTGTTTTTCGAGAAATATTCCACATCGGGAAAGGCCGGCGGTATGGGGCTGGGAAGCTATAGTGCCCGTATGCTTGCAGAGGTGCAGGGCTGTGCTGTCAATCTTGATACTTCAGAAAAAAACGGAACAACAATTTCATTCGTTTTTTGTAACGGATAG
- a CDS encoding molybdenum storage protein subunit beta, translating to MGKLIKEDDEKGRLHIETRLLGESLVSKDCLRSTEAGEYFHMQPEVNVLKIGGQSIMDRGAKALLPILDELVKAKEEHKILLMTGGGTRARHVYNIGVDLGMPTGVLSKLGDKVSWQNAEMLSVLLAKHGGVKIGHGDHLEQLNMYCQLGYLPITTGIPPYGFFEHPAEVGSIPPHRTDSGAFLLAENIGAKSVIYLKDEKGLYEDDPKKAKDRETLKFYDKLHVDELIEMDLDDLIVERAVLTFLKNAKTLKQFQIIDVLRNPEDVHAALNGEHVGTIIYK from the coding sequence ATGGGTAAACTGATCAAAGAGGATGATGAAAAAGGGCGTTTGCACATAGAAACTCGCCTGCTGGGTGAATCGCTTGTCAGCAAAGATTGTCTGCGCAGCACCGAGGCCGGCGAGTATTTTCATATGCAGCCGGAAGTCAATGTGCTCAAAATCGGTGGTCAATCTATTATGGATCGCGGGGCTAAAGCTCTGCTGCCCATTCTCGATGAGCTGGTTAAAGCCAAAGAAGAGCATAAGATTCTGCTTATGACCGGCGGTGGAACTCGCGCCCGTCACGTTTATAATATCGGTGTTGATCTGGGCATGCCTACCGGCGTGCTGTCTAAACTTGGTGATAAAGTCTCCTGGCAGAATGCTGAAATGCTGTCGGTTCTGCTTGCCAAGCACGGCGGAGTGAAGATCGGTCATGGCGACCATCTTGAGCAGCTTAATATGTACTGTCAGCTTGGTTACCTGCCAATTACGACCGGCATTCCCCCGTATGGCTTCTTTGAGCATCCGGCAGAAGTGGGGTCTATTCCTCCGCACCGTACTGATTCAGGTGCTTTCCTGCTGGCTGAGAACATCGGCGCGAAGTCTGTTATTTATCTTAAAGATGAAAAAGGGCTGTATGAAGATGATCCGAAAAAAGCCAAGGATCGGGAAACTTTGAAGTTTTATGACAAACTTCATGTGGACGAACTGATTGAAATGGACCTTGATGACCTTATTGTGGAACGGGCAGTGCTGACTTTCCTTAAGAATGCCAAGACCCTCAAGCAGTTCCAGATTATTGATGTTCTGCGCAACCCTGAAGATGTGCATGCCGCTCTTAACGGAGAACATGTAGGAACAATTATTTATAAATAA